From Oncorhynchus tshawytscha isolate Ot180627B linkage group LG11, Otsh_v2.0, whole genome shotgun sequence, the proteins below share one genomic window:
- the LOC112261810 gene encoding ras-related protein Rab-15-like, with translation MAKQYDVLLRLLLLGDSGVGKTCLLCRFTDNEFHSSHISTLGVDFKMKTLKIDGIEVRVQIWDTAGQERYQTITKQYYRRAQGFILVYDITSSRSFQHIVKWASDVDEFALDKVQRILVGNKADEEQKRKVPKEQGNKLAKTYGMEFFETSACTNCNINESFTRLTELVLHAHKKEMDAFQGSINKYLDITYLEGEQDKEDNSQKACAC, from the exons ATGGCAAAGCAGTATGACGTTTTGCTCAGGTTGCTACTTTTAGGAGATTCCGGGGTTGGAAAGACCTGTTTGTTGTGCAGGTTCACGGATAATGAATTCCATTCGTCGCATATCTCTACACTTG GAGTGGATTTCAAAATGAAAACATTAAAAATAGATGGCATTGAAGTGCGCGTACAGATCTG GGATACTGCTGGCCAGGAACGGTACCAGACCATCACCAAGCAGTACTACAGACGGGCACAG GGTTTTATCCTGGTGTATGACATCACTAGTTCCCGTTCCTTTCAGCACATTGTGAAGTGGGCTAGCGATGTGGATGAG TTTGCACTTGACAAGGTGCAGAGGATCCTGGTGGGGAACAAGGCTGATGAGGAGCAGAAGAGGAAAGTGCCTAAAGAACAAGGGAACAAG CTAGCAAAAACCTATGGAATGGAGTTCTTTGAGACAAGTGCCTGCACCAACTGCAACATAAATGAG TCGTTCACCCGGTTGACAGAGCTGGTCCTGCATGCTCACAAGAAAGAGATGGATGCCTTCCAGGGTTCAATTAATAAATACCTAGACATTACTTATCTGGAGGGAGAGCAGGACAAAGAGGACAACTCCCAGAAGGCCTGCGCATGTTAG